The genomic DNA AAGCCATTGCACGCTGATGACGAAAACTACCAGGGGCAGTCTGTTGACTGTCACGGTGGGCCATTCACTGCGAAATAACCAATGCTCCGGCGAGTATTTGTCGTTTAGCGATTTTGCCCTGTTGCCCGTTCATCTCACCTTCGGACCATCCAGTCTGGAGCAAATTGATGCAGTCGAGTTGCGGTGTTATCCAGAATTCATGTCGAATGATGGCCCTCTATGCAGGCTTGGCCTTCCTATGCGGATCACTACCTGCCGACGAACAATTCCCGAATGAACTCAATTCCAGCGTCGATGAACCTCGAATTATTCTTCGGGAAACCAAGACGCGGACCGTGTCTTCACGGACCATCGAAACCAGTGATCCTCTGATCCAACTGGCGTACGACACGAGGGAATCTCAGCGAAGACGCCTGTTGTCCACGAACGTGCACACCCCCTGGCAGATCATGCATGGTCTTCTGGGCCTCCGTCAGGACTTCATCATTTCGCACGAAGAAAAGACGGTCTCAGGCATCGACTGGATTGCCAGTGGGCCCCAGTTTCGCAATGAATTCTGGTTTGAACGAACAGAGTTCGGTGGCCGAGCTCACCCGTACAGCGTTCCCTATGCCTTCGAAGGACACATCAACCAGTTTCTGGCAATTCTTTCCATGAGTGGACTGCCTCTGGATTACCAGTTCACGACTGCGACCGGCACGATCACGATGCGTGACATGTTGACGAATGCTCAGAAGACGGTGAACGATCGAGAAGAGATTACCTGGACGCTCTGGGCTCTCAGTCGCTACCTGCCTCCCGATGCTCAATGGAGGAATGCTCAGGGTGAAGTCTGGAGTATTGAGCGAATGGTGAAGCTTCAGGTCGACAAGCCGCTTCAAGGATCGCCCTGCGGCGGTACCCACGGCTTGTTCGCTCTGGCGCATGCCAGAAATGTTTACCTGCGGACCGGTCGACCTTTGCGAGGTGTCTGGCTGGAGGCAGAGCAAAAAATTCGACGCTACATCCAGACAGCTCGACTGCAGCAGAATCCAAACGGCACGCTGTCCTCCAACTTCTTCCGGGGACGAGAGTACAAAGAAGATTTCGATAAACGCATGGCCAGCGCTGGTCATGTGCTTGAGTTCCTGATGATTGCTTTGCCTCAGGATGAACTGAAGCAGCCGTGGGTGCGTCGCGCAATTGAAGCCACCTGCAAGGACCTGATGAACAACCGCCATGAATATGTCAGTTGTTCCCCGCTCTACCATACAGTGAATGCATTGAGCACCTATCTGGATCGTGTTGCACCGCAGCCCGCACCGGGACAAATGGCGAAGGCACCAGCAGGGACGCGAACAATTACGCAGTCTCGCGAGATTGGTGCGGGAACAAAGGCCACCGTCAATTCGCAGGAGATGCGGACTGCGGAAGTCCCTGTCACAAAGGTACCTGATCCGCCCACGGTTCCTCTGGTGAAAGAACAAACCGTGGCCAGAAATCCGTCTGAAAGTGCGGCCGAGGAATCCGTCGCCGCAATCATTCCCGACGACCTGATTGAAATCCCAACTGCGAATGTTGAAGCGACCGACGCATTGAAGATTCCAGTGGGCAAGTCTGCGGATTCACCTGCTGTCGAATCCGAACCGACGACAGGAGAGGTTTCCACTGCACCACAGCCAGAGTCCCGCGAGAAGTCTGAGCTGCCGGGGCAGATTGAGCAGCCTGAGGAAGCACCGACGGGATCTGTGCCGCCAGTGGAAACGTCGACCGACTTAATTCCTTTGGAAATTCCGATCGCAGAGTCAACGGAACCACTCCCCGAGCCGGTTCCCGATGACATGATCGGAGCGGGCCGTCAGGTGGGGGCACTGGCATCAGACGAAACCACAGTTGAGATTCCTTCGGCAGTAGGCCAAATGGAATCGACGGGTGACCGCGTGATGACTGGTGACCGCGTGATGACTGGTGACGATGTGATAACCGGTGACCGTGTGTTGCAGATTCCTTTGGCGACTCCGGCAGTCCCTGTTTCGCTTTCACCATCGGGCCGAATTCCTGTTCGTCTGCCATCAATGACGAGGGAACTGGATGGACCGAAGCTGGAAGGGGCGGTGGTTGAGACAACGAAACAGTCGCCTCAACCAGCAATGATTTCCGTGAGTCAGTCTGAGGCGACCGAAGAGGAAGATGGCTGGTTTCGAGTGCAGCTTCAGCTGCAGATCAACATTCTGCCATCCCCGGAATCGCCGAAGCTGGATGCTCAGCCCGTGAAAAGTGGCGTTCCGTTGCGTCAAGTGCCGTCAACGAAGCCTGAAGACGCAAAGAACCGCGAGTCGAAAGATGCTGCATGGCGAAAGGTCGATCAGGCCCCATGAACGGCAGATTCTGCCGGACAAGAACTGACGGCTCCTGGAACACGGGAATCGCGTCGTACATCGACGGACTGAACTACAGTGAAATTCCTGAAAAAGTCGATGTGACCAGAATCCGGGGCGTTTTGCCCTCGCAACTTTAACTATCGCTGTGCGATTGTTTCGTGAAGCAGCACACGGAGGTGCGTGATGAAAAAATTATCGAATGTTTTGCTGCTGGCCGCTGGCTTCTCACTTGCTTCAGGTTGCAGCAGCACTGGAACCCGGGGATCCTGGGTCAGCCGGATGAATCCGTTTCATTCCAAAAGCGAAACACAGCTTGTTAACGGCGAAGAGCACACGGTAAGCAGCGAGTTCAAAGCATCGAAAAAGCTGCTCAAGAAAGATCCGGAAGGTACAAACCTGGCGTTCGCCGCTTACATGGCAGACAATGGCAACCTTCCTGAGGCCAGACAACGTTACCAGGATATACTCGCAAACAATCCTGACTGTATGGAAGCCGAACTGGGCCTCATCCGGATTGAACTGGAAACAGGGCGAGTTACTCAGGCAGAGGAAATGCTGAACCGACTGAACGAGCAGCATCCGAACAATCTGGAAGTTCAGCGTCAATTGGGACAGATGTACGCACAGCGGCAGGACTGGAGTTCAGCGATCCGCGTACTTCAGGCGGCTGTTGAGGCCCATCCGAAAGAACAAATGGCGGCTTACGATCTGGGTATCGCCTGCGTGCATGCAGGAGAGCTGGATCTGGCGATGAGTTCACTGACTTTTGCCGTCGGCGAATCCGCGGCCATGTACAACATTGGATACATTCTTGGCGAAGCCGGAAAGATTCCCGAAGCCGTTGCCTGGTACCAGCGTGCACTCGGCAGTCATCCGGACGACCGCACAAAGCTGGCAGCAACCACCGCGCTGGCAGAACTTGGGGTTCCGGCGAGTAAGATCGCTCCGGGCCACTCCGGTGATTCGATGATTGCCAGGCAACAGGCAACTCAACCGGCTGGCGGTTCCTCCGCAAGCCTGCTGCAGCAGAGTGTGGAAACGCCATCGATTGCTTCTGCTCGGGTCGTTCAGCATCCGATCCAGACGACGTCTTGGAGCAATTCGACGGCACCGCCCGCAGGGCCGTCGTCGGTGCCGGTCTCCTCGGCAAGTTCAAGTCGGGTTCTCCCGCAGACAGGGCAATCGGCTGCATACGCTCCTGTAACGGGTACGCCCAGTTGGAACGGTCCGACTGGTGCTGGCGTCCCCGGCTATGGGACCGGCACGACTGCCAATCAGTCTCCTCCCGTCTGGCGGTCTCGATAGATCTGTGCAGCGATAACAGGCTGTCCTGCATTGCAAAACTCACCGTCCCGGTGGGAATCGGGGGTATTCACGGAGTCTCTGTCGATTTGCATGGAGCCCCGAATCCTGCCGGTCGACCCCAGAATGCGGGTTTTTGGCCGCGGGATATACCGAAGCTGACACCAGAATTGGCTGATTCTCACTTCTTGCTGTTTTCGAGCCGATCGCCTCTAGAGTTCCCTTTTGCCTGCGCGTTAGGATAGTCGATGCAGTGAAAATGGCGATTTTCGCCTCGGAACGGTACTCTGTGATGAAAAGTGTGTACGGCGGTCAGTCCTGCGTGCATCCGTACATTGAATTCGCCGCCTCACGACTGAATCTCCCGATCGGTGTGGAACCAATGATCATGCCTCAACGAATTCGATATGTCGCTCTGGTTTTCGTTTGCACATTATTGCCATCCCTGGCAACTGGTAGCGAACCCACGCCGCAGCGTCTCTCCGAAGCGGGGCTTGAGATCCGATGGAACGCACAGGCCGTTCTGAACATCAACCGAGACCAGGTTCAGCATTTCTCCAATGATGAAGAGCTGGTGTATGTTCAATCCTCAGCCGGTGTGCTGACCGCATTCAATGCGGAAAACGGCCGGAAGATGTGGTCCAACCAGCTCGGACTGAATGATGCCCACTCTATGGGAGTGGCATCCAATAAGGATACGGCAGTCGTCATCGCGGGGTTGTATGCGTTTGGTGTGAATAAGTTCACGGGAGACGAACTCTTCAAGTATCGACTCCCGAACCAGCCGGTGACCTCACCCGGAA from Planctomycetaceae bacterium includes the following:
- a CDS encoding tetratricopeptide repeat protein produces the protein MKKLSNVLLLAAGFSLASGCSSTGTRGSWVSRMNPFHSKSETQLVNGEEHTVSSEFKASKKLLKKDPEGTNLAFAAYMADNGNLPEARQRYQDILANNPDCMEAELGLIRIELETGRVTQAEEMLNRLNEQHPNNLEVQRQLGQMYAQRQDWSSAIRVLQAAVEAHPKEQMAAYDLGIACVHAGELDLAMSSLTFAVGESAAMYNIGYILGEAGKIPEAVAWYQRALGSHPDDRTKLAATTALAELGVPASKIAPGHSGDSMIARQQATQPAGGSSASLLQQSVETPSIASARVVQHPIQTTSWSNSTAPPAGPSSVPVSSASSSRVLPQTGQSAAYAPVTGTPSWNGPTGAGVPGYGTGTTANQSPPVWRSR